A window of Apium graveolens cultivar Ventura chromosome 8, ASM990537v1, whole genome shotgun sequence contains these coding sequences:
- the LOC141678952 gene encoding delta(12)-fatty-acid desaturase FAD2-like, whose product MGAGGRMSAPSNAKKTQAQALRRAPHEKPPFTIGDLKKAIPAHCFEKSLITSFRYLIQDLLMAYALFYVATNYIDQYLPHPLNYLGWAAYIAVQGCVLTGAWVVGHECDHDAFSDYGWVNDLVGLVVHSSLMVPYFSWKISHRRHHANTQSLENDEVYVPRFKSNIRNYYKILNNPPGRVLVWVITLLVGFPLYLMFNVSGHKYERWTSHYDPHSPLYTERERKQIIVSDIAILAVIYGLYRLVLIKGFAWVFCVYGGPLLVVNMWFTLITILNHTHPSVPYYDSTEWDWLRGALCTVDRDYGILNKVFHNVCNAHVCHHIFSMIPHYHGLEATEALKPVLGDYYQYDGTPILKAMYREMKECIYVEKDEGETKGVYWYRKDI is encoded by the coding sequence ATGGGTGCAGGTGGGCGCATGTCCGCTCCTTCTAACGCCAAGAAAACTCAAGCCCAAGCACTTAGACGTGCTCCTCATGAGAAACCACCATTCACCATTGGTGACCTTAAGAAAGCCATTCCTGCTCATTGCTTTGAAAAATCACTTATCACTTCTTTCCGATATCTTATTCAAGATCTCCTCATGGCCTACGCCCTCTTCTATGTCGCCACAAACTATATAGACCAATACTTACCCCATCCTCTAAATTACCTAGGTTGGGCAGCTTACATTGCTGTTCAGGGTTGTGTCTTAACCGGGGCTTGGGTTGTAGGCCATGAATGTGATCACGATGCCTTTAGCGACTATGGCTGGGTTAATGACCTTGTTGGCCTTGTTGTCCACTCTTCTCTCATGGTCCCTTACTTCTCTTGGAAAATTAGCCATAGACGTCACCATGCCAACACTCAATCGCTTGAGAATGACGAGGTTTATGTCCCCAGATTCAAGTCCAACATCAGGAATTACTACAAAATTCTCAACAACCCCCCAGGTCGTGTGCTTGTGTGGGTTATCACACTCCTTGTGGGCTTCCCTTTATACTTGATGTTCAATGTTTCGGGACACAAGTATGAGAGGTGGACTTCACACTATGATCCCCATAGCCCTCTTTACACAGAACGTGAACGCAAACAGATCATTGTTTCAGACATTGCCATTCTTGCAGTCATCTATGGCCTATACCGTCTTGTTCTGATTAAAGGCTTTGCGTGGGTTTTCTGTGTTTACGGAGGTCCACTCCTAGTTGTCAACATGTGGTTTACTTTGATCACAATCCTCAACCATACTCACCCATCTGTGCCATACTATGATTCAACCGAATGGGATTGGTTGAGGGGAGCTCTTTGTACCGTTGACAGAGACTATGGAATTTTAAACAAGGTGTTCCATAATGTGTGCAATGCGCATGTTTGTCACCACATTTTCTCCATGATCCCACATTACCATGGACTTGAAGCAACAGAGGCATTGAAGCCAGTATTAGGCGATTATTATCAGTATGATGGAACTCCAATTCTTAAGGCAATGTACAGAGAAATGAAGGAATGCATTTACGTTGAGAAAGATGAAGGTGAGACAAAAGGAGTCTACTGGTACAGAAAGGATATTTAG
- the LOC141676686 gene encoding delta(12)-fatty-acid desaturase FAD2-like has product MGAGGRMSAPSNVKKTETEALRRAPHEKPPFTIGDLKKSIPAHCFEKSLVTSFRYLIQDLLMAYALYYVATNYIDQYLPHPINYLGWAAYIAVQGCVLTGAWVVGHECDHDAFSDYGWVNDLVGLVVHSCLMVPYFSWKISHRRHHANTQSLENDEVYVPRFRSNIRNYYKILNNPPGRVLVWVTTLLVGFPLYLMFNVSGHKYERWTSHYDPHSPLYTERERKQIIVSDIAILAVILAIEAACCECLTGQMS; this is encoded by the coding sequence ATGGGTGCAGGTGGGCGTATGTCTGCTCCTTCTAATGTCAAGAAAACTGAAACAGAAGCACTCCGACGCGCTCCTCATGAGAAACCACCATTTACCATTGGTGATCTTAAGAAATCTATTCCTGCTCATTGCTTTGAAAAATCACTTGTCACTTCTTTTCGATATCTCATTCAAGATCTCCTCATGGCCTATGCCCTTTACTATGTTGCCACTAATTACATAGACCAATATCTTCCACATCCTATTAATTACTTGGGCTGGGCAGCTTACATTGCCGTCCAAGGCTGTGTCCTAACCGGGGCTTGGGTCGTAGGCCATGAATGTGATCATGATGCCTTCAGCGATTATGGCTGGGTTAATGACCTTGTTGGCCTTGTTGTCCACTCTTGTCTCATGGTCCCTTATTTCTCTTGGAAAATTAGCCATAGACGTCATCATGCCAACACTCAATCGCTTGAGAATGACGAGGTTTATGTCCCAAGATTCAGGTCCAACATCAGGAACTACTACAAGATTCTCAACAACCCACCTGGCCGTGTCCTTGTTTGGGTTACCACACTCCTTGTAGGCTTCCCTTTATACTTGATGTTCAATGTTTCGGGACACAAGTATGAGAGGTGGACTTCACACTATGATCCTCATAGCCCTCTTTACACAGAACGTGAACGCAAACAAATCATTGTTTCTGATATTGCCATTCTTGCAGTAATCTTAGCCATAGAAGCAGCTTGCTGTGAATGTTTAACAGGTCAAATGTCATGA